One Falsihalocynthiibacter arcticus DNA segment encodes these proteins:
- a CDS encoding beta-mannosidase yields MMLNGVWALEDAQGDYRVEMILPGDGISALFAAGEIPDPYFGRNEHDLRWIADRDWRATRSFTLTATDCDLFLTGLDTIVDVLINGTKVLSAQNVFRTYRVDLSEVAHVGENTIELYFHSNTKEAAKRYAEHPYPVPYLHMNCPIPHGNMIRKAQCDFGWDWNIALAPFGVIGDIELCPQSQTRITGVIVDQAHDGQNVTVTVRAPFESCETRDIPFEIAFCGQSITGVVAARNGVLEAAITLVSPALWWPVGMGEQALHDLDVTLGDSTQTRRIGLRDMAFLAQKDDVGVGFKFRVNGVDTYAKGANWIPADALSGRITQAGVRDLLQSAVDANMNMIRVWGGGRYEPDWFYDFCDEMGLMVWQDFMFACNLFPADAAFLAEVDCEVRETVTRLYHHASLALWCGDNELVGALTWYEESKENRDLYLVAYDRLNTQIERALRAVVPEANWWASSPSAGPMNFGDAWHDDTAGDMHFWSVWHEGKDFEHYRDIKPRFCSEFGFQSYASMDVIRSFTTENDRNIAAPTLESHQKNHGGNARIAETMFRYFRFPTGFDDFVYLSQIQHGLALKTAVSYWRSLKPHCMGALIWQLNDTWPVASWASLNYGGSWKLPHYMIGEFFQPVFVTIVPEGEMLVLKAVNDLREPIDIAVKLAATKPDGSSRILVEVNARVGPDVAKSLAGIATSELAVDEILTYCWTGSDGTEANDHFMLRPYKSYDLVTADLKLEVVPNEEGYEISVTSSALALYVALEASIAGRFSQNVMTITPKTPAKIQFTPKTSGEVPIFTVKDLHSATYG; encoded by the coding sequence ATGATGTTAAATGGGGTTTGGGCGCTTGAGGATGCTCAGGGCGATTATCGTGTTGAAATGATTCTTCCAGGTGATGGAATATCAGCCCTTTTCGCCGCTGGAGAAATTCCCGACCCCTATTTCGGTCGCAATGAGCACGATCTGAGGTGGATTGCAGACCGAGATTGGCGCGCCACGCGTAGCTTCACCCTTACGGCGACGGATTGCGATTTGTTCCTGACGGGGCTGGACACCATCGTCGATGTTTTGATCAATGGCACAAAGGTTTTGAGCGCGCAAAACGTATTTCGAACCTATCGCGTTGACCTGTCCGAAGTTGCGCATGTGGGCGAAAACACCATTGAATTGTACTTCCATTCAAACACCAAAGAGGCAGCAAAGCGCTACGCTGAGCATCCCTATCCCGTGCCGTATTTGCACATGAATTGCCCCATTCCCCACGGCAATATGATCCGCAAAGCCCAGTGCGATTTTGGTTGGGATTGGAACATTGCCCTCGCGCCATTCGGGGTGATCGGCGACATCGAACTCTGCCCTCAGAGCCAGACGCGGATCACCGGTGTGATTGTCGATCAGGCTCACGACGGGCAGAATGTGACCGTCACGGTGCGCGCGCCATTTGAGAGCTGCGAAACACGCGATATTCCATTTGAAATCGCGTTCTGCGGCCAGAGCATCACAGGCGTAGTTGCGGCGCGAAACGGCGTTCTTGAGGCCGCGATTACCCTCGTATCGCCCGCGCTTTGGTGGCCCGTTGGTATGGGAGAGCAGGCGTTGCACGATCTGGATGTGACCCTCGGGGACAGTACGCAAACCCGACGCATTGGCCTACGGGACATGGCGTTTCTGGCGCAAAAGGACGATGTCGGCGTCGGCTTTAAATTCCGCGTGAATGGCGTAGATACCTATGCAAAAGGTGCCAACTGGATCCCTGCTGACGCACTCTCTGGACGGATAACACAGGCGGGCGTGCGCGACCTTTTGCAATCCGCCGTCGACGCCAACATGAACATGATCCGCGTATGGGGCGGCGGGCGTTATGAGCCGGATTGGTTCTATGATTTCTGCGACGAAATGGGCCTGATGGTATGGCAGGACTTCATGTTTGCCTGCAACCTTTTCCCCGCCGATGCAGCTTTCTTGGCCGAGGTGGATTGCGAAGTGCGCGAGACCGTCACACGGCTTTATCACCACGCGTCACTGGCCCTTTGGTGCGGTGATAACGAACTCGTCGGGGCGCTCACATGGTATGAAGAATCCAAGGAAAATCGCGACCTTTATCTGGTGGCCTACGACCGCCTGAATACGCAAATCGAACGCGCATTGCGCGCGGTTGTGCCGGAGGCAAATTGGTGGGCCTCCAGCCCCTCCGCAGGGCCGATGAATTTTGGCGACGCGTGGCACGACGACACGGCGGGCGACATGCATTTTTGGTCGGTTTGGCACGAAGGCAAGGATTTTGAGCATTACCGCGATATCAAACCTCGGTTCTGTTCCGAATTCGGCTTCCAATCCTATGCCTCAATGGACGTGATCCGCAGTTTTACCACTGAAAACGACCGTAATATCGCCGCGCCAACCCTCGAAAGCCATCAGAAAAACCATGGCGGGAATGCGCGGATTGCGGAAACCATGTTCCGATATTTCCGTTTCCCAACGGGATTTGACGATTTTGTCTATCTGTCGCAAATCCAGCATGGTTTGGCCCTCAAGACCGCCGTTTCCTATTGGCGCAGCCTCAAACCGCATTGTATGGGCGCGCTCATTTGGCAGCTCAATGACACATGGCCTGTCGCCAGCTGGGCCTCACTTAACTATGGCGGCAGCTGGAAACTGCCGCATTATATGATCGGGGAATTCTTTCAACCCGTGTTTGTGACGATCGTGCCTGAGGGCGAGATGCTTGTACTTAAAGCTGTGAACGACCTCCGTGAACCCATTGATATTGCTGTAAAACTAGCGGCTACAAAACCTGATGGATCGTCTCGTATTTTGGTGGAGGTCAACGCTAGAGTCGGCCCAGACGTGGCGAAATCTCTGGCTGGAATCGCGACCAGTGAATTGGCTGTTGACGAGATTTTAACCTATTGCTGGACGGGGTCAGACGGCACAGAGGCCAATGACCACTTTATGTTGCGTCCGTATAAGTCCTACGATCTTGTGACGGCGGATCTGAAGCTTGAGGTTGTCCCAAATGAGGAGGGGTACGAGATTTCGGTAACATCCTCGGCGCTAGCGCTTTATGTCGCGCTTGAAGCCAGTATTGCCGGACGGTTTAGCCAAAATGTCATGACGATAACGCCCAAAACCCCTGCCAAAATTCAGTTTACCCCCAAAACTTCGGGAGAAGTGCCCATTTTCACCGTCAAGGATTTGCACAGCGCGACATATGGCTAG
- a CDS encoding ATP-binding cassette domain-containing protein, with translation MIDLKISIDRNAYHLNADISLPNQGITGLVGPSGSGKTSLLRVIAGLETPSSGRVQCGSETWFDGMRKPVPASQRQVGMVFQDMRLFAHLTIRENLDLAAKWGGTSPSRLI, from the coding sequence ATGATTGATCTAAAAATATCGATAGACCGAAACGCTTACCACTTGAATGCCGATATTTCCCTCCCCAACCAAGGAATTACAGGCCTTGTGGGGCCGAGTGGCAGTGGAAAAACCAGCCTTCTGCGGGTGATTGCGGGACTTGAGACACCATCTAGTGGGCGGGTGCAATGTGGCTCTGAAACTTGGTTTGATGGCATGCGCAAACCCGTACCAGCGTCACAGCGCCAAGTGGGCATGGTGTTTCAGGACATGCGTCTATTTGCGCATCTTACAATCCGAGAGAACCTTGATCTCGCGGCTAAATGGGGAGGCACATCCCCCTCGCGGCTGATTTAA
- a CDS encoding ABC transporter ATP-binding protein: MANPNNDSAFVEFDRVQKSYDGETLVVKDLNLSMPKGEFLTMLGPSGSGKTTCLMMLAGFETATHGDIRLGGKPINDIPPHKRGIGMVFQNYALFPHMTVAENLSFPLEVRKFGKSDREAKVMRALDMVQMGEFGNRRPAQLSGGQQQRVALARALVFEPELVLMDEPLGALDKQLRETLQFEITKLAHNLGITVVYVTHDQTEALTMSDRVAVFENGRIQQLAPPDELYERPANSFVAQFIGENNTLEGVITQMGKTQCRVRLDNGDEIDAVPINVKKVGERTRVSIRPERVEFDKHRLHEDAHMLKAEVLEFIYMGDIFRTRLRVAGNDDFVIKSRNAPDQVRLVPGSQVEIGWLTEDCRALDVI, translated from the coding sequence ATGGCCAACCCAAACAACGATTCGGCGTTTGTCGAATTTGACCGCGTTCAGAAGAGTTACGATGGTGAAACTCTTGTTGTAAAAGATTTAAACCTATCGATGCCGAAAGGCGAATTTCTGACGATGCTCGGCCCGTCAGGGTCTGGCAAAACCACCTGCCTGATGATGCTCGCAGGGTTTGAGACGGCAACACATGGCGATATTCGCCTCGGTGGCAAGCCGATCAACGATATTCCGCCACATAAACGCGGAATTGGGATGGTTTTTCAAAACTATGCGCTCTTTCCGCATATGACCGTCGCCGAAAACCTGTCTTTTCCCCTCGAAGTGCGTAAATTTGGTAAATCCGATCGTGAAGCCAAAGTGATGCGCGCCTTGGATATGGTGCAGATGGGGGAATTCGGCAATCGCCGCCCCGCGCAACTTTCTGGCGGCCAACAGCAACGGGTCGCCCTCGCACGCGCTCTTGTATTTGAACCCGAGTTGGTTCTGATGGATGAGCCTCTGGGCGCCTTGGATAAACAACTGCGCGAAACGTTACAGTTTGAAATTACCAAACTCGCGCATAACCTTGGTATTACGGTGGTTTATGTGACCCATGACCAAACCGAAGCCCTCACCATGTCGGATCGGGTTGCCGTGTTTGAAAACGGACGCATTCAACAACTTGCGCCGCCGGACGAGCTTTATGAGCGGCCTGCAAACAGCTTTGTGGCCCAGTTCATCGGCGAGAACAACACCCTCGAAGGCGTGATCACGCAAATGGGCAAAACCCAATGTCGTGTGCGCCTCGATAACGGCGACGAAATCGACGCCGTTCCAATTAATGTGAAAAAAGTAGGCGAACGCACGCGGGTCTCTATTCGCCCCGAGCGTGTTGAGTTTGACAAACACCGCCTTCACGAAGATGCCCATATGCTCAAGGCCGAAGTGTTGGAGTTCATTTATATGGGTGATATATTCCGCACACGCCTTCGGGTTGCGGGCAATGATGATTTCGTCATTAAATCCCGGAATGCACCCGACCAAGTGCGTCTAGTTCCGGGGAGCCAAGTCGAAATTGGCTGGCTGACGGAAGACTGCCGAGCGCTCGACGTTATCTAA
- a CDS encoding ATP-binding cassette domain-containing protein, giving the protein MGRHIPLAADLIAALELSDILDRLPNKLSGGEARRAALARALAQAPRILLLDEPLTGLDPAQKSRILPVLARAIDLANIPAVFVSHDADDVGHLCAQYIEISPSGTSQNTQDSSRTFTTNAPKAAGPQISATWQRDSSQGGKIMVGGETITLPKTVSLPHFKRDTPITLQGSTGQSFLAGEDVIAPKGFVKIPTIVGRDGSITCGGSRVDLPHLTAHVPVENQSTRSILYFRLIAVFNRT; this is encoded by the coding sequence ATGGGGAGGCACATCCCCCTCGCGGCTGATTTAATCGCTGCATTGGAACTGTCTGACATCCTTGATCGCCTACCAAATAAGCTTTCAGGCGGCGAAGCACGTCGCGCCGCCCTCGCACGCGCCTTGGCCCAAGCGCCCCGTATTTTACTGCTCGATGAACCCCTAACTGGCCTTGATCCAGCTCAAAAATCCCGCATTTTACCAGTGCTTGCGCGGGCTATTGATTTGGCAAATATCCCTGCGGTATTTGTGTCCCACGATGCCGATGACGTCGGCCATCTGTGTGCGCAATACATTGAAATTTCACCGTCGGGAACGTCCCAAAATACTCAGGACAGCTCGCGGACCTTCACCACAAATGCACCAAAAGCTGCTGGTCCACAAATTTCGGCCACATGGCAAAGAGACTCTTCTCAGGGTGGAAAAATAATGGTGGGCGGGGAGACGATTACCTTGCCCAAGACCGTGTCCCTCCCACACTTCAAGCGGGACACACCGATCACATTACAGGGGAGTACGGGCCAATCGTTCCTCGCGGGGGAGGACGTTATCGCCCCCAAAGGTTTCGTCAAAATTCCAACGATTGTGGGGCGCGATGGGAGCATAACATGCGGGGGAAGCCGTGTAGATCTTCCGCATTTAACTGCGCACGTACCCGTGGAAAATCAGTCGACTAGGTCAATCCTATACTTTCGCCTCATTGCTGTATTCAACCGGACATAA
- a CDS encoding branched-chain amino acid ABC transporter permease translates to MKHSMRAPALTVVVAILIIGTGFFQSWNSALGILNMGIISAIMALGVNLQWGFAGLFNVGIMGFVALGGLATVLIATPATKDAWQAGGIGIIAALILGAMTIIATIYANKNLPKGKYRILGVSSILVIGFFVFRAVFDPAVSSIEAINPAVTGNIGGLNLPVLLAWPAGGVLAAGVAWLIGKTALGLRSDYLAIATLGIAEIVIAVMKNEDWLARGVKNVIGIPRPVAYEVDLQVNAGFIEGAAKLGLDPVTASTLYVKLSYSILFTAVLVLLLVLAQLALHSPWGRMMRSIRDNEVAAEAMGKNVTKRHLQIFVLGSAICGIAGAMMVTLDSQLTPSSYQPLRFTFLIWVMVIVGGSGNNYGAVLGGFLIWFLWVQVEPAGNFIMETITSGMSDGDLKSHLIASAAHMRLMTMGIVLLLVLRFSPRGLVPET, encoded by the coding sequence ATGAAACATTCTATGCGTGCCCCCGCCCTCACCGTTGTTGTTGCGATTTTAATCATCGGAACAGGTTTTTTCCAAAGCTGGAACTCCGCACTTGGCATTCTCAATATGGGGATCATTTCGGCGATTATGGCGCTTGGGGTGAACCTGCAATGGGGGTTTGCCGGCCTGTTTAACGTCGGGATTATGGGGTTTGTGGCCCTCGGCGGATTGGCCACGGTGCTGATCGCAACCCCTGCGACCAAAGACGCATGGCAAGCAGGCGGCATTGGTATTATCGCCGCCCTTATACTCGGTGCGATGACGATTATCGCCACCATTTACGCCAACAAAAACCTTCCCAAGGGGAAATACCGCATCTTGGGTGTCTCTTCGATCCTCGTCATCGGGTTCTTTGTATTTCGGGCTGTTTTCGATCCTGCAGTCTCCTCAATTGAGGCGATCAACCCTGCGGTGACGGGCAATATCGGTGGGTTAAACTTGCCTGTGTTGCTGGCTTGGCCTGCGGGTGGTGTTCTGGCGGCCGGTGTTGCTTGGCTGATCGGGAAAACCGCACTTGGGTTGCGCTCCGACTATCTTGCGATTGCCACTTTGGGGATTGCGGAAATTGTCATCGCGGTGATGAAAAACGAAGACTGGTTGGCGCGGGGCGTGAAAAATGTCATCGGTATTCCACGGCCCGTGGCCTATGAAGTGGACCTGCAGGTCAACGCGGGTTTTATCGAAGGCGCTGCCAAATTGGGCCTCGATCCGGTTACGGCATCGACGCTTTATGTGAAGCTCAGCTATAGTATCCTGTTCACAGCCGTCCTTGTTTTGTTGCTTGTTTTGGCGCAATTGGCGCTTCATTCGCCATGGGGCCGCATGATGCGGTCTATCCGTGACAATGAGGTCGCCGCCGAAGCAATGGGCAAGAATGTTACCAAACGGCATCTGCAAATCTTCGTGCTTGGCTCGGCCATTTGCGGTATCGCAGGCGCCATGATGGTGACGTTGGACTCGCAACTAACGCCCAGTTCCTACCAACCCCTGCGCTTCACCTTCCTGATTTGGGTGATGGTGATTGTAGGTGGATCGGGCAACAATTATGGCGCTGTTTTGGGCGGTTTCTTGATTTGGTTTCTGTGGGTTCAAGTGGAACCTGCGGGCAACTTTATCATGGAGACGATCACGTCGGGCATGTCCGATGGCGACCTGAAATCACATCTTATCGCCAGTGCGGCGCATATGCGCTTGATGACGATGGGGATTGTCCTCCTGTTGGTCCTCAGGTTTAGTCCGCGTGGTTTGGTTCCCGAAACCTAA
- a CDS encoding aminopeptidase P family protein, translated as MDREIFQDYTGNGLKAAPTFSATEMQRRLTAIRTYMVSENIDAALFTSYHNINYYADFLFCSFGRRYGLVVDHTTATSISAGIDGGQPWRRTFGNNVTYTDWNKDNYFNAVDKLAGKANRVGIEFDHVNIELLRQLEAFFPEMEFVDISKPAMRLRMIKSAEEIAHITQMTRIADLGGAACAEAARVGVSEREVALHSTATMVREIAKTWPQGELLDTWTWFQSGLNTDGAHNPVTSRTIEAGDILSLNCFPMVAGYYVALERTLFAEHVSDAHLRMWEVNCRVHDRGKELLVPGARCSDIAKELNEIYASENLLQYRSFGYGHSFGVLSHYYGREAGLELREDCDTVLESGMVISMEPMITIPDHLPGAGGYREHDILVISDENNQGNHNITAFPYGPKHLILK; from the coding sequence ATGGATCGCGAAATCTTTCAAGATTACACAGGTAATGGCCTGAAAGCTGCGCCGACCTTTTCCGCGACCGAAATGCAACGGCGTCTGACGGCAATTCGCACCTATATGGTGTCTGAGAACATAGATGCCGCGCTGTTCACATCCTACCACAACATCAATTATTACGCCGATTTCCTGTTTTGCTCCTTTGGCCGGCGCTATGGGTTGGTGGTTGATCACACGACCGCAACCTCGATCAGCGCGGGGATTGATGGCGGCCAGCCATGGCGGCGGACCTTTGGCAATAACGTTACCTACACCGATTGGAACAAGGACAATTATTTTAATGCCGTCGACAAGCTCGCAGGAAAGGCAAATCGGGTGGGAATCGAATTTGATCACGTCAACATTGAGCTGCTAAGGCAGTTGGAGGCCTTTTTTCCAGAGATGGAATTTGTCGATATTTCCAAACCCGCCATGCGTCTGCGGATGATCAAATCGGCGGAGGAAATTGCGCATATCACTCAGATGACACGGATCGCGGATTTGGGTGGTGCGGCCTGTGCCGAAGCAGCACGTGTGGGTGTTTCCGAGCGCGAGGTCGCCTTGCATTCCACCGCGACAATGGTGCGCGAAATCGCCAAAACATGGCCGCAGGGCGAATTGCTCGACACTTGGACGTGGTTTCAATCGGGCCTCAATACTGACGGCGCCCACAACCCCGTCACCAGTCGCACGATCGAAGCGGGTGATATCCTGTCACTCAATTGTTTTCCAATGGTTGCGGGCTATTACGTCGCTTTGGAACGGACGCTTTTTGCCGAACATGTCTCTGATGCGCATTTGCGGATGTGGGAGGTGAATTGCCGCGTACACGATCGCGGTAAGGAACTTTTGGTGCCCGGCGCGCGGTGTTCGGATATCGCAAAGGAGTTGAACGAGATCTACGCCTCCGAAAACCTGCTCCAATATCGCAGCTTTGGGTACGGTCATTCCTTTGGTGTCTTGAGCCATTATTACGGTCGTGAAGCCGGCCTCGAATTGCGAGAAGACTGCGACACAGTGCTCGAATCAGGCATGGTCATTTCAATGGAACCGATGATCACGATTCCCGACCATTTGCCTGGTGCTGGAGGGTATCGCGAGCATGATATTTTGGTGATTTCGGACGAAAATAATCAAGGGAATCATAACATTACAGCCTTTCCCTATGGCCCCAAACACTTGATCCTCAAGTGA
- a CDS encoding nucleotidyltransferase family protein: MNNFAILIPAAGSSTRMKGRDKLLEDVGGEPLLRRVVKRAIATGAQVFVTLPVGSPRLEVLADLAATTVLVADPETGMSASFRAIAPKLAKSIKALLVALPDMPEITGQDMALLLSAYAMFPDTPILRAATPDGTAGHPVVLPQWTFKDLPKLQGDMGPRDILKKHADKVALIPLTDDRAILDLDTPADWAKWRARA; encoded by the coding sequence ATGAATAATTTTGCCATTCTCATTCCCGCCGCCGGTTCGTCTACCCGTATGAAGGGGCGCGATAAGCTCCTTGAAGACGTTGGCGGCGAGCCCCTTTTGCGCCGCGTGGTCAAACGAGCGATTGCAACGGGCGCGCAGGTTTTTGTGACGCTTCCTGTTGGATCGCCCCGCCTTGAGGTGCTTGCCGATCTTGCCGCGACCACTGTTTTGGTTGCCGATCCTGAAACGGGAATGTCCGCAAGCTTTCGCGCGATTGCGCCGAAACTCGCGAAATCGATCAAAGCCCTGCTGGTCGCCCTGCCCGACATGCCGGAGATCACCGGCCAAGACATGGCGCTCTTGTTGTCGGCTTACGCAATGTTTCCCGACACGCCGATTTTGCGCGCGGCAACGCCAGACGGCACGGCAGGCCATCCTGTGGTTTTGCCACAATGGACCTTCAAAGACTTGCCGAAGCTTCAAGGCGATATGGGACCACGCGACATTCTGAAAAAACACGCCGATAAAGTCGCGCTCATCCCGCTTACAGATGATCGCGCGATTTTGGACCTCGATACCCCTGCGGATTGGGCGAAATGGCGTGCCCGCGCCTAA
- the modB gene encoding molybdate ABC transporter permease subunit: MLSLTRWFSKIIGIQLALLMLAPSAFADKITVAVASNFASAFEVITQDFEAKTGHEVETATGSTGKIFAQIQQGAPFDLFLAADQDRPRALVAGNPAYERASYAKGQLTIVSRVNAPPLAEARIGIADPATAPYGAAALRTLKALGFDPAALNIVNGQNVANVASYLHSGNIDIGFLAASQHFPNARFTTEIVRDVRLTQDMVLLSQTPAAIALFAYMQSESVRTVLPELGYLAPNGEETYIEPAETSSVTLWPSIRLSLLLASATTLILLAIGIPIAWWLTITQSRMRPVVETITALPLVVPPTVLGFYLLVMFAPTTPIGRLWITLTGDTLTFSFAGLLVASVLYSLPFAVQPLHTGFQAIGRGTIEAAQTMGASRMSLFLRVILPLSRRGVLTATVLSFAHTIGEFGVVLMVGGNLPGKTRVISIEIFNRVEVLDYRAAHVLAGGLLVFSFLALFLIYSLNGRAARSGIAGGNS; encoded by the coding sequence GTGCTGAGTTTGACACGGTGGTTCAGCAAAATAATTGGCATTCAACTGGCGCTTTTGATGCTTGCCCCCAGTGCCTTTGCCGATAAAATCACCGTTGCAGTTGCCTCTAATTTCGCCAGCGCATTCGAGGTGATAACCCAAGATTTTGAGGCCAAAACAGGGCATGAAGTCGAGACAGCCACAGGCTCAACTGGAAAAATATTCGCGCAAATTCAACAGGGTGCGCCATTTGACCTGTTTCTAGCGGCGGATCAGGATCGACCAAGGGCGCTGGTAGCGGGTAACCCTGCTTATGAGCGCGCGTCCTACGCTAAGGGTCAATTAACCATCGTTTCACGGGTCAATGCACCGCCGCTTGCCGAAGCGCGGATTGGCATCGCAGATCCAGCGACCGCTCCCTATGGCGCAGCGGCCCTTCGGACGCTCAAGGCCCTCGGATTTGACCCCGCTGCGTTGAATATTGTGAATGGGCAAAACGTAGCGAATGTGGCGAGTTATTTGCACTCGGGCAACATCGACATCGGCTTTCTTGCTGCGTCGCAACACTTCCCAAATGCCCGTTTTACGACTGAAATCGTAAGGGATGTTAGACTGACTCAAGATATGGTCCTTCTGTCGCAAACCCCCGCTGCGATTGCGCTTTTTGCTTATATGCAATCTGAGTCCGTTCGAACTGTGCTACCGGAATTGGGATATTTGGCACCAAATGGTGAGGAAACTTATATTGAACCCGCAGAGACTTCGTCCGTTACCCTGTGGCCTTCCATTCGCCTGTCTCTCCTTCTTGCCAGCGCGACCACGCTGATTTTACTGGCAATAGGCATTCCGATCGCATGGTGGCTCACGATCACGCAGTCGCGGATGCGTCCCGTGGTCGAGACAATTACCGCCTTGCCACTCGTTGTTCCTCCCACCGTTTTGGGCTTTTACTTGTTGGTGATGTTCGCGCCGACGACCCCCATTGGGCGGCTTTGGATCACACTGACGGGCGACACGTTGACCTTCTCTTTTGCGGGCTTGTTGGTGGCGTCTGTCTTATATTCGCTGCCCTTCGCTGTGCAACCGCTTCACACGGGATTTCAAGCGATCGGACGCGGCACGATTGAGGCGGCGCAAACCATGGGGGCCTCGCGTATGTCCCTGTTTCTGCGTGTGATATTGCCCCTATCACGGCGCGGTGTGCTAACGGCTACAGTTCTGAGCTTTGCGCATACAATCGGGGAATTCGGGGTGGTTTTGATGGTTGGAGGCAATCTTCCGGGCAAAACACGGGTCATTTCCATCGAGATTTTCAACCGCGTTGAAGTCCTCGATTACCGTGCGGCCCATGTACTTGCTGGGGGATTACTCGTGTTTTCTTTCCTTGCGCTTTTCCTGATTTACAGCCTCAACGGTCGTGCGGCCCGCTCCGGAATTGCGGGGGGAAATTCATGA
- a CDS encoding LysR family transcriptional regulator, translating to MTHLPLNALKTFEAVARLGSFQKAADELCVTQSAVSHQVRNLEDWLGVALFERTGRRPILTPQSEDLARAVILSFGDIAAACKRLRAPEGTKPLVIAAIPSIATSWLIPRLSAFRTAHPDIDIQVVYALHGQGIDFDEVDLAFTFGPTPTLATNLKSIPFLSGESAPVCSKWVFQSLGRTHPTLDDILGIGLLHDTDTNGWSQWFKAAGGQTPHALKGPIFEDINMLRTAAFSGQGAALCPLALIHEDLAAGRLSKLSDVTILDDFFYYLIMKKIPDLNKVPALNAFVNWTLNARSTEQISQKA from the coding sequence ATGACGCATCTTCCGTTGAACGCACTCAAGACCTTCGAAGCTGTTGCCCGTCTTGGCAGCTTTCAGAAGGCCGCAGATGAGTTGTGCGTCACTCAATCCGCCGTCAGTCATCAGGTGCGTAATCTCGAAGACTGGCTTGGGGTTGCTCTTTTTGAACGCACGGGCCGTCGGCCAATCCTGACGCCGCAGTCTGAGGATCTTGCGCGCGCTGTGATACTCTCTTTTGGTGATATTGCCGCCGCGTGCAAACGGCTTCGCGCGCCAGAAGGCACAAAACCTCTCGTGATTGCGGCCATTCCATCCATCGCCACAAGTTGGCTCATTCCGCGGCTGTCTGCTTTTCGCACCGCACATCCCGACATTGATATTCAGGTTGTTTACGCGCTGCACGGGCAGGGCATTGACTTCGATGAGGTCGATCTTGCGTTTACCTTCGGTCCGACTCCGACACTTGCGACCAACCTCAAATCCATTCCCTTTTTGTCTGGTGAGAGCGCGCCCGTTTGCAGCAAATGGGTGTTTCAATCGCTCGGCCGTACCCATCCGACTCTAGACGATATTTTGGGCATTGGACTGTTGCACGACACGGATACAAACGGTTGGTCGCAATGGTTCAAGGCCGCTGGAGGCCAAACGCCACACGCCCTAAAGGGCCCTATCTTCGAAGATATCAATATGCTCCGAACCGCAGCCTTTTCCGGACAGGGCGCCGCGCTTTGCCCGCTTGCGTTGATCCACGAAGATCTCGCCGCCGGTCGCCTGTCAAAACTCTCAGATGTCACGATATTGGATGATTTTTTCTATTATCTGATCATGAAAAAGATCCCGGACCTCAACAAAGTGCCAGCCCTAAATGCGTTTGTGAATTGGACGCTCAATGCGCGCTCCACGGAGCAAATATCGCAAAAGGCATAG